The Haloterrigena turkmenica DSM 5511 genome includes the window GAGACGGTGCAGACGAAGACGGAGACTGAGCCGAAGACGACGAAGGCGAAGTCGGAGACGGGGTCGTCGCCGCGATGCCGCCCAGTTCGTCGCCCGGTTCGAAGACGCGGACGTCGTAGCCGCGCTGGCGGAGCCGGTAGGCGGCCGCGAGTCCGGACAGCGATCCGCCGACGACGCCGATCATATGCAGTGAACGGGAGTAGCGACCCTTTGCAATTGCGGTCGGCCGGTCGACGGGCCGGCGGGCCGTCGCGGTCCGCTACCTTTTTGCCTGCCGTCTCGGAAGGAATCGGCATGCTCACCGTGCGGGCACCCGCGACGAGTGCGAACCTCGGGAGTGGCTTCGACGTCTTCGGTGTCGCCCTCGGCACGCCCGCCGACGTGGTCCGAGTCGAACGCGCGCCGGAAACGCGGATCTCCGTGACCGGCGCCGGCAGCCAGTACATTCCGGAGGATCCGGAACAGAACACCGTCGGGGCGGTCGCCGACGCCCTCGACGCGCCGGCCCACATCAAGATCGACAAGGGCGTGCGGCCCTCCTCGGGGCTGGGCTCCTCGGCGGCCAGCGCGGCCGCCGCGGCCGTCGCCCTCAACGCGCTCTACGATCGCGGACTCTCCCGGAAGGAGCTCGTCCCTATCGCCGCCGAGGGCGAGGCGCTCGTCTCCGGCGAGGCCCACGCCGACAACGTCGCCCCCTCGCTGCTGGGCGGCTTTACTGTCGTCACCGACGACGGCGTCACGCAACTTGACGCCTCGATTCCCGTCGTCGCCTGCCTCCCCGAGATGTCCGTTTCCACGCGCGACGCGCGAGAGGTCGTCCCCGATTCGGCCGCCCTCGAGGACGTCGTCGACACCGTCGGCAACGCCGCGACGCTGACCGTCGGGATGACCCGCGACGATCCCGACCTCGTCGGCCGCGGGATGGAAGACGCCATCGTCACCCCCGAACGCACCGCCCTGATCGACGGCTACGACCGCGTTCGCGACGCCGCCCTCGAGGCTGGCGCGACGGGCGTCACCGTCAGCGGCGCCGGGCCGGGTATCCTCGCGGCCTGTCACCGCCCCGACCAGGGCGCGATCGCCGGCGCGATGATCGACGCGTTCGACGCCCTCGGCATCGAGAGTCGCGCCTACCAGACCCGGATCGGCGAGGGCGCGACGCTGTACCGGGACTGATCGTCGATTCCTGTCTCGAGTCGTCTCGAGTCGAATGAACCATGGGGACCCGAACCGACGCCGCGCTCGCGACACTCGTTCTCGCGGCCGTCGGGATCGCGTTCGTCCTCGTCGACGCGTCGCTATCGCCCCTCGCAGTCGCTCTCGGCGGACTCGGCACGATCGTCTTCGAACTCGTGGCCGCTCGGGCGTACGAGACCGTCCGCGACTACTGGGAACGACCGCTCGTGGAGGGACTGTCCC containing:
- a CDS encoding homoserine kinase, encoding MLTVRAPATSANLGSGFDVFGVALGTPADVVRVERAPETRISVTGAGSQYIPEDPEQNTVGAVADALDAPAHIKIDKGVRPSSGLGSSAASAAAAAVALNALYDRGLSRKELVPIAAEGEALVSGEAHADNVAPSLLGGFTVVTDDGVTQLDASIPVVACLPEMSVSTRDAREVVPDSAALEDVVDTVGNAATLTVGMTRDDPDLVGRGMEDAIVTPERTALIDGYDRVRDAALEAGATGVTVSGAGPGILAACHRPDQGAIAGAMIDAFDALGIESRAYQTRIGEGATLYRD